The following nucleotide sequence is from Lacinutrix sp. Hel_I_90.
GTTGCCGATTTAAATTACGAGAATCAAAACATGCGGAATGCCATGATTGATGCGATGAGTTATTGGATAACTAAAGAAAATGTTGATGGCTTTAGATGTGATGTTGCCAGCTCAGTACCTACTGATTTTTGGGAACAAGCCATCCCGAAATTAAGAGCACAAAAAGATATTTTTATGCTGGCCGAAGCTTGGGAGCCAGAATTATTAAAAGACGGTTTGTTTGATATGGGCTATGCTTGGGATCGCCATCACATAATGAATGCGATAGCTAAAGGAGAACAAGAGGCCACAGCTTGGCATGCAGTTATAGCGCAAGATAGTGCACGTTATGAAGCGAATGATATCTTGATGAACTTTGTGACTAATCACGATGAAAACTCATGGAATGGCACCATCAAAGAACGTATGGGTAAAGCAAGTGAAGTCATGACAGCTTTAAGTTATATGACACCTGGAATGCCTTTAATTTATTCTGGTCAGGAATACGATTTAGACCACAGATTGTTGTTTTTTGAAAAAGATTCGTTTCCACATACGAAAGGAAACATGTGGAAAATATTAGAAAAGTTAGGTCAGCTAAAGGTCGAAAATGAAGCGCTAAACGGTGGAAAAAATGCAGCGGCTTATAAAAACCTGAGTGACAGCAAAGACGTGATTGCGTTTAGTAGAACAAAAGGAAATAATAAGGTTGTTTTTTTAGCAAACGTTACTGATGCCCCTTTAAAAACAAACACGCCTGCAACTGGAAAATATACAGACTATTTTTCTGGAGAGCCTATAGAATTAAAAGGAGTCGCCCTGGCTCTAAAACCTTGGGAATATAAAATATTAGTATCTAATTAATGCCAACCATTAATTAGCTTTTAGCCTCACATTTTAATTAGTGTGAGGTTTTTTTATATCTTAATAAAGATATAAGGGATACAAAAGCCCATACGCCTTCTAATATGATAAAGGGAAGATATTTCATTAGTATAGAAGCAAAACAGGCCAAGCCAGCTCCAATGAAATTGAGTAAAATAAACGGTAAATCTTTATTTGTTAATGTACCAATGACATTTAATATATAAGCAAGAAGTATAAGGAAAACGCCAATAAAACCAGTCCAATCTGTAGTATTCATATGTTTTACATCATGTGTTTTTTAGTTTATAGTAAAAAGGCTCTAAAGAAATAGGGAGGCACTAAGCTACAAAAAAAGTATTTACAAATCCTATTGCCTTGGGTTGTGTGGGGAGATTCTAAAAATTATTTAGTAAGAATGGTAACGTCCTTACGCTTTAATCCTCCTTGGAGTCCCAAACCATGGCAATCATTTTATAAAAGTCATCTTTATTAAACGTATAGTGCTTTTCGGTATTTACTCTATGTATTAAAACCAATTTGGACCCTGGATAAATCCCTAACATATGGACACCTGTACCTGTATGATAAAAGGATTTTGTTTGTCTGTTTTCATTTGGAATTAACACATTCCAAAGCATACCATAGGCAATACCGTAGAACTTGTTAGTAAGGGAATATGGCTTTGTAGATTGTTCTATCCATTGTTCAGGAACAATTTGTTCGTCTCCCCATTTGCCTTTGTTTAGATACAGTTCACCATATAAGGCTAAATCTCTTGTCGATAATCGAAAGTGATACGCAGGAAATCTAGATTTGCTGGTTTCATATTGATAAAAACCATCGACATCTGGGATTTCCCAGTTCTCGCCTGGGTCTGTTACTGTTATGTATTTGTTATCATAAGCCATTCCTAAAGGCTGTGCTATGTGTTTGTAAAACAGATTGTAAATGGTTTCGCCAGAACATTTTTCTAGAATATAACCTAAGGTGTTAAAGTCCCAATTGTTATAGTAATAAAATTCATTGGGCCTATGAAGGCCTCTTTCTGGTCTGTTTTTTACCATGCCTTCTGAAACCGCTGCAGCATTATGATAGATTCCTGATCTTGATTTTAATAAATCGGCGATTGTAGCAGATTTTTCTAAAGAACTTAACTCAGGAGCAATATCTTTAATGCCTAGATCTTTTAATGTCCAAGTTGTGTCAATCGTTCCGTTGTTTGTATAAATGCCGTAGAGGGAATTTAAGAGCGCTTTTCTTATAGAATGCACCAACAGTTTTTCGTGCGTGTTTCCCCATTGATAAACTATTTTTCCATCGACTAAAATCATGAGGGAAGAAGAGCCCGCTTGTTCCAAAAAAAGGCCTAATGAATCGAGTTTTGCTTTTGAAAATTTTTTTTCAATCGGATCTATAGATTCCAGTTTAAACGAACTTTGAGCACTAACTTTAGTGGTCACTAATAGTGTGACTAGAATAGGTAGTAAAAACTTCAGTGGTTTATTCATGTTGTTCTTTAGTAATAGAGACTATTATTTTTGATCTGTGTTACAAATTAAGCATAAAATATAAATGTTTTTCCGGTACTCTTCCGTTAAATAATGTCGGTTCATTTTTTTAATACAGATACCAATAGTGAGTTTAATACCCTCTATTTTTTATTCAGGTCTGTGTAACACTCTCATAAATTTAGCTTTAACTGGCATATGTGCAGAGGTATTGGATTTTTATAAGATTAATTTTACCGTTCAGTAAAAAGAGCAAAGAAGGTATGCCTGTTTTTTTAAAATTAAATAAAATGAATCAATCCCGTATGGTTTTCCTGAATTTTCGCTCTTGGGGATCTGCATGTTCTAGTTTAAATCTAATCTGAGAGGAAGAATTAGGTGTTGAGGTACAATAGGGTATTATACCAAATAGGAACTGGAGCTACTTTAAAGACCAAGAATTTTGAGTCAAATTCTTCTGTACTATTAAAAAATGTTATTTTGTTTGTTGATGGAAAGTCGTGTCGTTTTAAGCTATTATTATAGTAATGTTTTGTTCTCAAATGAGAGTACTCTAACTTTTTTTTTTATAAATTAGCTTAAGAGTGGGGCTGTAAAAATTTAAGAGTGATTATTCTTATACTTTGTAACAACTAATGGGTGATTTTTTATGTGGAAAAGGATTTTTAAATGTTTTGTAATACTTTATCTCCCACTTTTTATATTATCTCTAGTTTTTTTTGTTTCTCAAAAAAGAGAACAAATAAAATATTTCTCGCAGTTACAAAAGCGTGAAACCAGAATTAAGAAAGAGTTTTTTATAGATCTTTTCCGCACACCTATTCAAAATGCCAATTACTGGTCAAAATTGCAATACCCAAGGGGATTTGATCCGTTGAATACCCATGCCGTTTTCATGAAGCCTTATATCGAAATTATTAAAGGTGTTACAGATTATGATCAGTTTCGATTTATAGACTTGAGTGGAAAGGAGATTTTTCGAGCAGAACGGAAAGGGATTGATTCAATAGTGTTAGAAGACTTGCAGGATAAACACAATCGGCGCTATTTTAAAGAGGGTGTCGAGTTGAGCTCTGGTAAGCTTTACTTGTCTCAAATTAATTTAAATAGAGAGTATGGTTATATCGAAAGGCCTTATAAGCCTGTGTTGCGAGTCGTTGCTCCTGTTTTTGATATTGATAAAAAGAAGATTGGAGTAGTCGTTATAAATTTTAAGATGGAGCGCATCCTTAATCGATTAAAATCTAACATCGTTGATAATAATTTTTATTTAGTAGATGACAACCTAAATATTATTACATCCAATACGGATAGAGAACATATTCCATTTGAAATATCGGACTCAGTGGTTCCTTTGAATAAGAAGTATGGGCTTTCCGAAGCCGTATTTAAGAAAGACACAACCTTTTTTAAGAACAACCATATCTGGTCTATAAAAACCTTAAATTTAAATGGGCCCGATCTGACATCTGATTTTGGTTCTAGATCTCCAATAGAAATAGTAACACCTGCTAATTGGGCTGTGGTTCAAGAGTTACCTCCAAAATTTTTACATTCCAGTTTAATGCTGCTTTATTTTAGTGTTGGCGTTTTTAATGTGTTAGCTATAGCCTTACTCATGACGGTGGCATATTTTTTTATAAAGAATAGAATAGAAAAGGAAAGGTACTTTAAAGAAATGGAAGCGAATAATGCAATACTCTCTCAAAAAAGTATTCAGTTACAAAATAATAATAAGCAAATTTCAAAAATTAATCGGCGATTAGAAATCAGAAATAAACAGTTAAATGAATTTAATTATCTGGTTTCACATAATCTTAAGGCTCCAGTATCAAGTATGTCTGTAATTGTTTCTATGATTGAAAAAGAGCAGGAACAAGAAAAAATAAATGAACTCCTACCTAAGCTAAGTCAAGTAGCAGAAAGTATAAGTGACCTGACAAAAGATATGGGCAATTATGTGTCTGTGTTAAACGAAAAAAACTTAAAAGTAGAGGAGGTAGAGCTTAGCAAGCTCATCAATCAAGTAAAAAAGGAATGCTTTGAAACGCTATTAGATGCTGTGGATTTTAAAGTGTCCGTTGATTTTAAAGCTTGGCAGGAGGTTGTGTTTTCTAAATTTTATATGCAAAGTATCTTACAAAATCTACTTTCTAATGCCATAAAATACAGACGTAGCGATGTCACTTCTTTTATTCATTTTGAGACCGCATTTGAGGGTCAGAACAAAGTATTGTTAGTCAAGGACAATGGAATAGGGATCAATCTTGAAAAGCACGGAGAGAATATTTTTAAACTTTATAAAAGATTTCATAGAGACATTTCAGGAAATGGGGTTGGATTATTTTTGGTAAAATCGCAATTAGAGACCTTGAACGCAACCATCACTGTTGAAAGCGAAGAAAATAAAGGGACCACCTTTAAAATACAATTTTAATTATTATGAAAAAGTCTAATATACTGCTAGTAGATGACGATAAAGTATATCTTTTTATCATGAATAAAATAATTAGTGCGCTTTCCAGTGAATTGGAAGTGAGTTCCTTTACTGATGGGGAGCAAGCTGTTAAATTTTTAGAGCGGTGTACAGAAGAAGATATAAAACTACCAGAAGTCATTTTTCTAGATATCAACATGCCTTTTTTAGATGGTTGGGGGTTTTTGGCGGAATTTAAAAAATTAAAATCCAAAATTCATAAAAAAATAAACATCTATATGGTTAGTTCCTCTTCAAGAGAAGAGGACGTGCAACGAGCGGCACAATTTAAAGAGTTAACCGGATATGTTGTTAAGCCTATAGAAGAAGATAAATTAGTTGAAATATTCACCAAAATCTATGCTGATAATTGGTAATAAAAAGAGATGATAGGTATTTATTAAAATTTCCACGGCCATACAAAAACAGAGCAGGCTTCTGGTTTTAAATAGCGAAATGTGTTTGCATAGTTATGTTTTTAGCCCTGAGGAACCATTTATAAATTAACTAGCGTTTATTTGGTTTAGGAAATGGATGTAAATTTATCATGATTTTCATCATTAACTGACAGATTTGCAGATGAATTTAATTTTCTTGAGATTGATTTTGAAAAAGGTTTTAAAGTTGAGTTCTGTTGCCAATAGAGGAATACAACGCTATTGGCATTATAAATTTATTTGTTTATAATTATCCGTTGCAATTTTTTTTGGTTTTGGCGTGGTTTTGGCGGCTATGGTGGCATAAGTTTAAACTAAAATATTTGCTGCGTAAGAATTATGCAAAAAGTATTTTTTAAAATTAAAAAGTATAGTATGACGCAAGTTAAAGAGAACAACACGGTAAAAGTAAATTACACAGGTAAATTAGCTGACGGACAAGTTTTTGACAGTTCTGAAGGAAAAGAACCATTAGAATTTACTTTAGGACAAGGACAGATTATACCTGGTTTTGAAAAAGGGTTAATTGATATGAAGTTAAATGAAAAAAAGACCATTACAATAGCTAAAGAGGAAGCGTACGGAGACATTAATGAGCAACTAAGACAAGAAGTTAAAAAAACCGAACTTCCTGAAGATATTAAGCCAGAAGTTGGGATGGGACTAGTTTCTAAATCTCCAGATGGACAAGAAATGAATTTACGTGTGGTTGAAGTTAGCGAAGAAAGTATTGTCGTAGACGGAAATCATCCATTAGCGGGAAAAGACCTTATTTTTGATCTTGAAGTGGTAGACATTAAATAGATAGAGATTACAAGATATATTACTTATTTTAAAATTACCTGATAGCCTTTGCTTAAATTTATTTAGCAAAGGCTATTTCTTTTAATGGGTGTAAAAATTTGTTTCCAAATCACCTAAAGCACTTGGTTTTAAAGCCGCTCTTCCTGATTTAGTAAAATAGTATGCCCTATTCATTCTTTTTTAAAAGGTATGGTCTTAACAGAAAAAAGCCTCTACTGTTATGTTTTTAAAACAGGTAAAGCCTTCAAAATAAACAGCAAAACCGAAGCGTAAAAAAAAATATTCTAACTTTACATCGCGTGTCTTTCCAAGAAGACCAATGTTTTAACAAAAGACGAACTTATGAGCCACTCTAAAATCGAAATTTCTGGGAGTTATTTAATAAAAATGCTCCTTATTGTTGGAGGTGTTTTGACGCTTCTCTACATGGGGTCTAACCTGTTGTTGCCTTTAGTGGTTGCGGCTATTATTGCGCTGCTATTAGACCAGCCTACCCAAAAAATGCAGCAGTGGGGCCTGCCCAATTGGCTAGCCATAACGTTGTCTATTCTTTTAATGGTGGTGATTTTTCTGCTGCTAACCTGGTTGGTTAGTTCACAGATAAACACCATGGCAGGCGATTGGCCAACAATTAAGGAAAAGGCAACAGTAAAATTGAACAACTTGACTGAATGGGCTAACCAGAATTTGAATTGGGACTATAAGGATTATGTAGACAATAACAAACGCTTGGTTGAAAAGATTGAGGGTTTGGCACAGGCTTTTGTTTCGTCAATAATGAATTTGCTGTCGCAATCTCTTATCATTTTTGTGTACATTGTTCTTTTATTGATGCAGAAACAAATGTTCATCAATTTCTTTAAAAAAATCACGGCTAATACGGCTGCAATGTCTTCTCTTTTAAGTGCGTCTTCAAGCATTATTAGGAGTTATCTTTTTGGAAAAAGTAAGATTATGTTTTTTTTGTTCGCGATCTATTATCTTGGTTTTACTATTGGCTCCGTACCGTATGCCTTATTTTTGGCAGTGTTTGCGGCGCTTTTTTCAATTATTCCTTATGTTGGAAATATTATTGGTGGTGGTATTGCTGTGGTTTTGTCCTATTTGTACGCCGGCAGCACTCCAGCACTTATTGTGATTGGAGTGATTTCTGCAGCGCAGCTGCTAGAAAATTACATTCTTACGCCTTGGATTCTTGGTGATGAAACAGACTTGAATCCGTTTATTACGGTGTTTGGTATTATTCTTTTTAGTATGCTTTGGGGTACAGTGGGTGCTATTATCGCCCTCCCCATTATTGGAGTATTAAAAGTAATATTCGAACATACCAAAGGCATGGAAGCCTATGCTTATTTGATTAAAAGAAAGGAGTGATGCTGCTGTGTTAATGGTCGTATTTTCTATTGTTAGAAGCGTCCGCCACTATTTTTTGTAGCCTTATTGGGTAAATTATCTCTTTCGTATTTGTTGTGAATGGTAATTATTGCGAGTCCAAAAAGAACAGCGACTATAATAAGTATCGTATTAACGATACCACTAACACCAAATGAAATTCGGATTAAAATCGTTGAAATTATAAAACCAGAGTTCCTTATAATTTTATGAAATTGATCGGTATAGAAAAAGGTAATTAAAAGCAATACGACGTCAACAAGGATTAATACCGTAAAGATTTGATCGAAAAAGAGATTGTTAATACTATCAAATCCTGGGAATTTTTCGGAAGATAGAGACATTTCTTGAAACCAATCTAAGAGCGTGTATATGGCCATGCATGAGAACAATGGCACCAAAATAATCGCAATTATTTTTTTCTTTCTTATAAACCTTTTAAGTATAGGCTTTAAATCTACTTTTTGTTCGAATTTTAGTTTGCCTTGTTTTTGAAATTGAAATATTAAATAGAAAAGCAAAAGTGATCCTACCAAGTCGTAAGTAAATTGAAGGTCTTCTTTTATTTCGAACCAGTGAGATGACAGTTCTAAAGACGATAAGTCTTTAAACAATTTACGAATAATAATAAGTGTGATAATTTCATACTGCTTTATTATATAATTTGTAAACGATTTGGGTAAATAGTAAACTAAGAGATAAACTTCATAAATTAGAATAAAAGAAAAGGGGGTGTAAATTGCAGATATAGGATTGTTTAATAATTCTGGGTCTGACGGTAGGTCTATAAAACCGAATTTCAATAGGTAAATAACCAATAAGTGAATAAAAAAACTAATGATGGCAATGTAGAGAATGTTCTTTTCAATTTTTCTACGCGTCACCTCAGAAAGCAATTTATCAAATAAGAAGGGTAGGATGTTCTTTACTCTGGTCATACTTACATATTTTGACTTGTTTTACTAACCTGGTCTAACTAATTCATTTTTAAAAGCTCATTTTGAAATGCTTGTAAGCTTTTTCCAGGGACCACAGAATGCTCTAAGGCTATCAAAGCACGCTCTAAAGTGCTCAATACAGCGATAAGATCGTTTGCTGAGACTGAGCCCATGTGGCCGATTCTAAAATAATCGGCTTTTATTTCTGGAAGCAAACCTCCGGCAATAATCACATTATTAGCCACCATTTTAGCACTCAATGCACCGCCGTCTATGCCTTTAGGATAGTACACTGCTGATAAAGTATTGGCTGCTATTGCATTTGTTTTTGGTAAAATCTCTAGGTTTAATGCGGCTATTCCTGCTCTAAAGGCCTTTGCTAAATTTTGATGCCTTTTTATGCGCGTGTCCATGCCTTCTTGAACTATTATTTTCAGGCTAGTTTCTAAGGCTACAATCAAGTTAACGGCAGGTGTTCCAAAATACGAAGGTCGTCTGGCTTCATAAGCGGTCATTATGGGTAGCCAATTAGTCCAATCTGCGTAGTAATTACTTACAGGTGTTTTTCTGTTTTCCCAAACCTGTATTGCACTTTGCGATGCCATTAAGAGCGCAAGTCCTGGAGGCACACCAATGGCTTTTTGAGAGGCTGTTAAGACCACGTCAAGTTCCCATTCGTCTTGATTTATTTCTTCTCCTGCAACCGAGCATACGCCATCTAAAATGCTTAAAACATTATATTTTTTGGCTAAATGGGCTATGGGTTTTGGGTCTACTAAAAGTCCTGTAGAGGTGTCTACATGAGTAAATGTTAAGGCTTTATAAGCTCTTGTTTTTAATTCTTTTTCAATGGCTTCAGGACTTACAACCTCGCCAAGAGGCGCTTCTAAAAGCGTTGTATTTGCACCATAACGCTCTAAGATATCCTTAAACCGTTTGCCAAAGTATCCTGAAGAAATGACCAAGACATCATCGTCTGTCTCTATAAGATTGGCAGCAGCCATATCCATAGCCAATGTGCCTGTTCCTGAAACGATAAAAGGTTGTCCTTTAGGCGATTTCCATACGGTTCTCATTAGCTCAAGGCTGTTTGCAAAAACAGCAATAAAATCTGGAGCAACATGACTTGTTGTAGGGATGCTCATCGCGTGTAATACGTCTGGCTCAAACTCAATAGGACCAGGGATCATAAGTAATTTTCTGCCTTTCATTATTTTTTATATTAGTTAACCAAATTAATTTTGCTTATAAGTATGCCATCTAAATCTACATAAATATAATCATGAGGAATAAAGGTAACACCTCCAAATTTAACTGGTACATCAACCGCTCCTATATTTTGTTTAATACTTTTAACAGGAGAGGTGTTTAATGCTCTTATGCCAATATTCATAGTATTAATAAGATCACTATCGCGAATACAACCGTTTACTACAATGCCTTTCCAATTGTTTTGTATGGCTAATGCTGCTAATTGATCGCCTACTAAGGCGCAGCGTAATGAGGCGCCGCCATCAATAACGAGTACTTTGCCTTTTCCGTCGGATTCTAATTGCTTTCTAACTAGGGTATTGTCTTCAAATAACTTTAGTGTTGTTATTTTTCCTGAAAACGCCTTTTTAGCCCCAAACGAATTAAAAATAGGAGCAACACAACTCAGTTGTTCGTGGTGGGCATCCCAAAGATCTGCTGTTGTAAACATGGTTATAGGGTTTATTTAAATAGGTTGCTTTAAGTGGTAATAGTAAAAAGGCAACATGTAACACGTTGCCTTTTTTGAAATATTGAAATACCAATTATTTGTCTAGAACAAGCTCTCGTTTTGGCTCATTTATTTTAACTTCAAACTGGTTTGAAGTGTTATTTTCACCTCCAGCTTTTAAAGCTTTTTCTCCTGCAAAGAATGTCTTATGGTCATCCCCTAAGTCAGATCCTGCCATTCTTTGGTGTTTTACACAAGAAACACCTTTGCGAATTTCTTGTCTTTGCACCCCTTTTACGTAAGCTAACATACCTTCTTCACCAAAATAGCCTTCAGTTAAATCATTCATATGAAGGGCTGTTGTATGATACGTTGGTAAGGTTATTAAGTGATGAAAAATACCCGCTTCTCTTGCACCATCTATTTGGAAGGTTTTAATTTTTTCATCTGCACGATGGCACAATTCTGAATTGTCATATTCTACAGCCATTAAATTATTTCTATCGTAAGCGGTCATGTTTTCACCTTCTGCAAGCATTTCTTCATACGCTTGGTTACGGAAGTTTAAAGTCCAGTTAAACGATGGTGAGTTATTGTAAACAAGTTTAGCATTTGGTATCACTTCTTTAACTCTATTTACCATATGCGCAATTTGCTTCACATTTGGTGTTGGTGTTTCAATCCATAATAGGTCTGCACCATTTTGAAGACTAGTAACGCAATCTAAAACAACGCGATCTATATTAGAACCCTCTTTAAATTTATATAAACCATTTGCTAATCTTACAGGACGCACTAATTTACCATCTCGTTTAAGAAGTACATCGTCTTCTTGGGCATCAGTAATAGCTATTTCTTCGGCCTCTACAAACGCTAAGTACTGAGAAGCTAAATCTCCAGGTTCTTGACTCACTGGTAATTTTTGAGTTAATCCAGCACCTTCAGAATCTGTTCTGGCAACGATAATACCGTCATCTACTCCTAATTCTAAAAACGC
It contains:
- a CDS encoding serine hydrolase; the encoded protein is MNKPLKFLLPILVTLLVTTKVSAQSSFKLESIDPIEKKFSKAKLDSLGLFLEQAGSSSLMILVDGKIVYQWGNTHEKLLVHSIRKALLNSLYGIYTNNGTIDTTWTLKDLGIKDIAPELSSLEKSATIADLLKSRSGIYHNAAAVSEGMVKNRPERGLHRPNEFYYYNNWDFNTLGYILEKCSGETIYNLFYKHIAQPLGMAYDNKYITVTDPGENWEIPDVDGFYQYETSKSRFPAYHFRLSTRDLALYGELYLNKGKWGDEQIVPEQWIEQSTKPYSLTNKFYGIAYGMLWNVLIPNENRQTKSFYHTGTGVHMLGIYPGSKLVLIHRVNTEKHYTFNKDDFYKMIAMVWDSKED
- a CDS encoding peptidylprolyl isomerase, translating into MTQVKENNTVKVNYTGKLADGQVFDSSEGKEPLEFTLGQGQIIPGFEKGLIDMKLNEKKTITIAKEEAYGDINEQLRQEVKKTELPEDIKPEVGMGLVSKSPDGQEMNLRVVEVSEESIVVDGNHPLAGKDLIFDLEVVDIK
- the rraA gene encoding ribonuclease E activity regulator RraA, translated to MFTTADLWDAHHEQLSCVAPIFNSFGAKKAFSGKITTLKLFEDNTLVRKQLESDGKGKVLVIDGGASLRCALVGDQLAALAIQNNWKGIVVNGCIRDSDLINTMNIGIRALNTSPVKSIKQNIGAVDVPVKFGGVTFIPHDYIYVDLDGILISKINLVN
- a CDS encoding isocitrate lyase translates to MKNLSQSNYSSALETVRNLKAKYGKTWNAINPESAARMVTQNRFKTGLDIARYTAGIMREDMAAYDADASNYTQSLGCWHGFVAQQKMIAVKKHHKTTSKRYLYLSGWMVAALRSEFGPLPDQSMHEKTAVPSLIAEIYDFLRQADAIELNDLFKRLEKGEDVQDQIDNFETHIVPIIADIDAGFGNEEATYLLTKKMIEAGACAIQIENQVSDAKQCGHQDGKVTVPHEDFIAKLNAIRYAFLELGVDDGIIVARTDSEGAGLTQKLPVSQEPGDLASQYLAFVEAEEIAITDAQEDDVLLKRDGKLVRPVRLANGLYKFKEGSNIDRVVLDCVTSLQNGADLLWIETPTPNVKQIAHMVNRVKEVIPNAKLVYNNSPSFNWTLNFRNQAYEEMLAEGENMTAYDRNNLMAVEYDNSELCHRADEKIKTFQIDGAREAGIFHHLITLPTYHTTALHMNDLTEGYFGEEGMLAYVKGVQRQEIRKGVSCVKHQRMAGSDLGDDHKTFFAGEKALKAGGENNTSNQFEVKINEPKRELVLDK
- a CDS encoding alanine--glyoxylate aminotransferase family protein, with the protein product MKGRKLLMIPGPIEFEPDVLHAMSIPTTSHVAPDFIAVFANSLELMRTVWKSPKGQPFIVSGTGTLAMDMAAANLIETDDDVLVISSGYFGKRFKDILERYGANTTLLEAPLGEVVSPEAIEKELKTRAYKALTFTHVDTSTGLLVDPKPIAHLAKKYNVLSILDGVCSVAGEEINQDEWELDVVLTASQKAIGVPPGLALLMASQSAIQVWENRKTPVSNYYADWTNWLPIMTAYEARRPSYFGTPAVNLIVALETSLKIIVQEGMDTRIKRHQNLAKAFRAGIAALNLEILPKTNAIAANTLSAVYYPKGIDGGALSAKMVANNVIIAGGLLPEIKADYFRIGHMGSVSANDLIAVLSTLERALIALEHSVVPGKSLQAFQNELLKMN
- a CDS encoding sensor histidine kinase, producing MKPYIEIIKGVTDYDQFRFIDLSGKEIFRAERKGIDSIVLEDLQDKHNRRYFKEGVELSSGKLYLSQINLNREYGYIERPYKPVLRVVAPVFDIDKKKIGVVVINFKMERILNRLKSNIVDNNFYLVDDNLNIITSNTDREHIPFEISDSVVPLNKKYGLSEAVFKKDTTFFKNNHIWSIKTLNLNGPDLTSDFGSRSPIEIVTPANWAVVQELPPKFLHSSLMLLYFSVGVFNVLAIALLMTVAYFFIKNRIEKERYFKEMEANNAILSQKSIQLQNNNKQISKINRRLEIRNKQLNEFNYLVSHNLKAPVSSMSVIVSMIEKEQEQEKINELLPKLSQVAESISDLTKDMGNYVSVLNEKNLKVEEVELSKLINQVKKECFETLLDAVDFKVSVDFKAWQEVVFSKFYMQSILQNLLSNAIKYRRSDVTSFIHFETAFEGQNKVLLVKDNGIGINLEKHGENIFKLYKRFHRDISGNGVGLFLVKSQLETLNATITVESEENKGTTFKIQF
- a CDS encoding alpha-amylase family glycosyl hydrolase, which produces MNKQIIVLLAVVSFLGCREETQTQIMETATVKTLAPVSPEMMETGIIYEANIRQYSPEGTFKAFTKDIPQLKTLGVNTIWLMPVFPISETKRKATGGADSKFASEFPEAEQSKYLGSYYAVSDFTKINPEFGTIEDFRTLVKTAHENNIYVILDWVPNHTGWDHIWLKEHPEYYTQNEKGEVIHPKDTDWSDVADLNYENQNMRNAMIDAMSYWITKENVDGFRCDVASSVPTDFWEQAIPKLRAQKDIFMLAEAWEPELLKDGLFDMGYAWDRHHIMNAIAKGEQEATAWHAVIAQDSARYEANDILMNFVTNHDENSWNGTIKERMGKASEVMTALSYMTPGMPLIYSGQEYDLDHRLLFFEKDSFPHTKGNMWKILEKLGQLKVENEALNGGKNAAAYKNLSDSKDVIAFSRTKGNNKVVFLANVTDAPLKTNTPATGKYTDYFSGEPIELKGVALALKPWEYKILVSN
- a CDS encoding AI-2E family transporter — protein: MSHSKIEISGSYLIKMLLIVGGVLTLLYMGSNLLLPLVVAAIIALLLDQPTQKMQQWGLPNWLAITLSILLMVVIFLLLTWLVSSQINTMAGDWPTIKEKATVKLNNLTEWANQNLNWDYKDYVDNNKRLVEKIEGLAQAFVSSIMNLLSQSLIIFVYIVLLLMQKQMFINFFKKITANTAAMSSLLSASSSIIRSYLFGKSKIMFFLFAIYYLGFTIGSVPYALFLAVFAALFSIIPYVGNIIGGGIAVVLSYLYAGSTPALIVIGVISAAQLLENYILTPWILGDETDLNPFITVFGIILFSMLWGTVGAIIALPIIGVLKVIFEHTKGMEAYAYLIKRKE
- a CDS encoding response regulator — encoded protein: MKKSNILLVDDDKVYLFIMNKIISALSSELEVSSFTDGEQAVKFLERCTEEDIKLPEVIFLDINMPFLDGWGFLAEFKKLKSKIHKKINIYMVSSSSREEDVQRAAQFKELTGYVVKPIEEDKLVEIFTKIYADNW